The genomic DNA TTCTCGCGGAGATCCGCCGGCTCAGTTCGCTGGCGCCGCTGCACAACCCGGCGAACGCGCAGGGCATCGAAGTGGCGCGGGAGCTGCTGCCCGGGGTGAAGCAGGTCGCGGTCTTCGACACCGCCTTCTTCTTCGACCTCCCGCCCGCCGCAGCCACCTACGCGATCGACAGGGAACTCGCCACCGAACACGCGTTGCGCCGCTACGGCTTCCACGGCACATCGCACGAGTACGTCTCGCAGCAGGCCGCGGCGTTCCTCGGCCGGCCCACGTCCGAGGTGAACCAGATCGTGCTGCACCTGGGCAACGGCGCCTCCGCCTCCGCGGTCCGCGGCGGCCGCGCCGTCGACACGTCGATGGGCCTCACGCCGCTCGAGGGCCTCGTGATGGGTACCCGCAGCGGCGACGTCGATCCGGGGCTCGTGCTGCACCTCGGGCGCTCGCTCGGCATGAGCATCGACGAGATCGACGACCTGCTCAACCGTCGGTCGGGCCTCAAGGGCATCGCCGGCGAGAACGACTTCCGCGCCCTGAGCGCGCTCATCGAGCAGGGCGACGAGCACGCCAAGCTCGCCTACGACGTGTACATCCACCGCCTCCGCCGGTACATCGGCGCCTACCTCGTCGATCTCGGCGGGGCCGATGCGATCACCTTCACCGCCGGCGTCGGGGAGAACGCCGCGCAGGTCCGCGCCGACGCCCTCGCCGGTCTGGAGAGATTCGGCATCGTCGTCGATCCCGCGCGCAACGCGGGCCGCGTCACCGAGCCCACGCGGATCTCGCCGGACGGAGCACCCGTGGCCGTGCTCGTCGTCCCGACCAACGAGGAGCTCGCGATCGCCCGCGAGGCAGCGGCACTCTGATGCCCCTCGGGCGCGTGGCGGGGATCGAGGGCGACGGGGCCGACTACGGCTCCCCACTCCTCGGTACCCGCACGGAGGGCGCCCGGCAGCGCAGGACCCGCACCGTCGCGCTGATCGCGGTCAGTTCGTCCGCCGCGACGCTGCTCGGCGGCGGCTTCGCGGCGATGCTCATCGTGGTCGGCATCCCCGAGCCCTCCGTGCAGCGGCCCGAGCTGTACACCGTCAACACCGTGGCCGTGCCGTCGTACATCGCGGCGGGCCTGATCGTGGGGCACCTCTACACCTTCTGGCTGGTGTACCGCTCGCTGCGGTGGACCGGCGGCGACGATCCGCCGACGCAGCAGGAGGCCGCCGACGCCCTGGCCCTGCCGCGCCGCCTCTACTGGTTCGAGATGCTCGCGTGGCTCTGCGCCGCGATCCTGTTCGGGTGGCTGTACGGCCGCGTCGACATGGATCTCGTGCCCAAGGTGTCGCTCGTCGTGCTCGGTGCCGGGCTGATGACCTCGGGCGTGGTGCGGGTGCTCACCGAGTTCAGCATGCGGCCCGTCACCGCGATCGCGCTGCGCGTCACCCGGCCGGAGCCGCGGCACCAGAGCCTGCAGGGACGTTCGCTGCGGCTGTGGATCCTGGGGTCGGGGCTGCCCTTCCTCGGCGTCATCACGGTGGCGCTGTTCGCGCTGTTCGAACCCGCCGCCACGGTGCGCGGCATCGCGATCAGCATGTGCGCCCTCGCCGCCGGAGGATTCTTCTCCGGGATGGTCTTCAACCTGCTCTCGTCCTCGCGGGTCTCCGCTCCCGTGAAGAGCGTGACCACCGGCATGCGGCGGGTGTCGGAGGGCCGCTACGACACCGAGGTCGTGGTCTACGACGGGACCTCATTGGGCGACCTGCAGTCCGGGTTCAACGCGATGGCCGCGGGCCTGCGCGAACGGGAACGCGTGCGCGACCTCTACGCCCGGCAGGTCGGCGAACAGGTCGCCCGCGCCACCATCGAGAGCGAGCCCGAGCTGGGTGGCGTCGAGCAGACCGTCGCCGTGATCTTCATCGACCTCGTCGGCTCCACGGCCCTCGCCGCGGAGCGGCCCGCCGCCGAGGTCGTCCAGATCCTCAACCGGTTCTGCGGCGTCGTCGTCGCGGAGGTGAACAGCCGCGGCGGCCTGGTCAACAAGTTCGAGGGCGACGCGGTGCTCGCGATCTTCGGCGCGCCCGCCCCGCTGACCGATCCGGCGGGCGCCGCGCTCTCGGCTGCGCGCGCCATGATGCGGCGCCTCGCCCGCGAGGTGCCCGAGATCCGCGCGGGCTGCGGCGTCACCCACGGCGTCGTCGTCGCCGGCTACGTCGGCGCAGCCGACAGGTTCGAGTACACGGTGATCGGCGATCCGGTCAACGAGGCCGCCCGCCTCTCGACCTACGCCAAGGCGGATCCGACGGTGCCCTGGGCCTCGGCCCCGGCGGTCGAGACCGCCGACCCGGCGGAGTGCACGCGCTGGCGGCCCGGCCCCATCGACGTGCTGCGCGGCCGCACCCAGGAGACCCGGATGTACGTCGCGAAGCGCTGAGCGGGTCAGCCGAAGGTGGGGAGCCGCGGCGGCAGTTGTTGGAGCACCCACTCGATGGTCACCGGGTTCGGCATCGACATCGCGTTGCCGATCGTCTTGTCGATGGTCGTGACCCGGTGTTCGCGGCTCACCGCGAGTGAGCGGAACGCGGTGTCCTCAGCGACCTTCGTGCCGTAGTCCAGGTAGACCAGGGCGTCGAGGTTCAGTACGTCCACGCGCTCCGCCGGGATCTCGGCGAAGAACGTGCCGGCGGGGATCAGCGACGAGACGGTCTCGGGCAGCGTGAAGCCGAGCATGGTGAGCACCTGGCCGCGGCCGTCGCTGGTGGCGTACGCGTAGAAGCCCCCATCGGACTTGGGCAGGACGGTGGCCGCCGTCTTCCCCCGGTACTGCGGGTGCTGCTCCTGCGTGCGGCGGATCGTCGCCTGCGTCTTGGTGACCAGGGCATCGCCCTGCGCCGCGCGGCCGATACCGCCGGCGATCGCGCGGACCTGGTCCTCCCACGGCACGCCCCACGCGGTGAACTGTGCGGGCCGCCGGATCACGGGCGCGATCGCCTCGAGGCGCGAGAAGGTGGCGTCATCGAAACCCGAGTTCACGGCGACGATGACGTCGGGCTTCGACGCGGCTAGCGTCTCGACGGCCTTGGTGTCCATCGCGGTGCCGGTGCCGAGCAGCATCTGCGGGTTCTTCCCCTGTAGCAGGGGCTTCGCCCATTCGCCCACGGGTTCCTTGGCGTCCTGCGCCCAGGGTGCGACGATCACCGGGACCACGCCGAGCGCGAGCAGGGTGTCGACGTCGCCGAGCCCGAGCGAGGCGACGCGCTGCGGCGACCGCGGGGCGTCACCGCCGGGACGCGAGTCGGACGCGGAGCCGCACGCCGCGAGGGTGATCGAGAGCAGCACGGCGAACACCGCCGAGACCAGACGCATACCGCCCCTTCCCTAGAATGAAGGGAAGCCTATCATTACGGTCGTGACCCTTTCTGCGACTGAGGAGGCCCCGACCGGGGGCACTCCGTCCGCGCGTCCGGGGCCGGCCTCCGGCGCCTCCCGGCGCAGGCGCCGCCTGGTCGGGCTGGTCCTGCTGCTCGCGCTGCTGGTGGTGACGGTGATCGCCTCGCTCGCGATCGGCTCCCGCAGCCTCGCGCCCTCGCTGGTGTGGGACGGCCTGTGGCACGACTACACCACCGGGCCGAATCCAGCGGATCCCGAGCTGAACCAGGCCGCGATCATCATCCAGACGCTGCGCGTGCCGCGCACCCTGCTGGCGCTCATCGCAGGCGCGGCGCTGGCGTTGGCGGGTGCGCTGATCCAGGGCCACACCCGCAACCCCGTCGCCGATCCCGGCTTCCTCGGCCTCACCCAGGGCGCGGCGTTCGCCGTGGTCTGCGCGACCTTCGTCGGCGGCCTCACCCAGCCGATCCAGTACGTCTGGTTCGCCTTCCTCGGCACCGCCCTCACTGCGATCCTCGTGTTCGGCCTCTCCAGCCTGGGGCGCGGCGTCGGCTCGCCGCTGACGCTGGTGCTCGCGGGCATGGGCGTGGCGATGTTCCTCAGCTCGACGACCTCCGCGATCGCGCTCAGCGACAACGCCTCGCTCGAGACCCTCCGGTTCTGGAACGCCGGCGCCGTCGTCGGCCGCGGCTTCGACGTCATCGCCGTCGTGGCACCGTTCATCGCCGCCGGAGTGGTCCTCGCGCTCGCCAACGGCCCGGCGGTGAACCTGCTCAACATGGGCGACGACGTCGCCAAGGGGCTGGGCCTCAACATCAACCTCGCGCGGACCGTCGGCATCACGGCGGTCACGCTGCTCGTGGGCGCCGCCACCGCCGCCTGCGGCAGCATCTCCTTCCTCGGACTCATGGTGCCGCACATCGTGCGCTACTTCACCGGCCCCGACTACCGCTGGCTGCTGCCGTATTCGGCGCTGATGGGCGCCTGGCTGCTGCTGGCCGCCGACATCGTGGGCCGTGTGGTCGCGCGACCCGGAGAGCTCGAGGTCGGCATCGTCGTGGCGCTGTTCGGCGCGCCCTTCTTCGTGGCACTCGTCTGGTGGCGGAAGGCGGTCAAGGTATGAGCACCACCCTCGAGCCGGTCGACGAACGCAAGCCGCCGATCCGGCCCGGCCTGCGGTTCGGGAACGTCGTCTCCTTCGTGTGGCGGCCCTGGCCCGTCGCCGTGACGGTGCTCCTCGCCCTCGTGGCCTTCGTGGCCTTCTGCGCCAGCATCCGCCTCGGCGCCTTCCCGATGACCTTCGGCGAGGTCCTGCAGGCGCTGGTCGGCACCGGCGACCAGACCACGCACTTCATCGTCATGGAGCTGCGCATGCCGCGCGCCCTCGTCGGGCTCGTGGTCGGTGCCGCGCTGGGCATGTCGGGCGCCATCGTTCAGTCGATCGCCCGCAACCCGCTGGCCAGCCCCGACATCCTCGGCGTGACCGCCGGTGCGGGCGTGGCCGCCGTCTTCCTCGTCACCTCGACCGGCACCCTCGCGGCCACGCTCAACAACGGCGTCGGGCTCCCCGTGGTCGCTGTGACCGGAGGCCTCCTCACGGGTGGGCTGGTATACCTCCTCGCCGTCCGCGGCGGGGTCGACGGTATGCGGCTGATCCTGGTCGGCATCGCCATCACCTTCCTCATGCGGGCCCTCGTCGACTGGATGTTGGTGCGCGCCGACATCCGCGACGTGGCGCGCGCGCAGACCTGGCTCGTCGGCTCGTTGGAGAGTCGCGACTGGTCGGACGTGTGGACCGCGCTCGGCCTCGCCGTTCCCGCTGCGCTGCTCGCGTTGGCCGCGGCGTTCCCGCTGCGCGCCGTGCAGCTCGGCGACGACGTGGCGCTCGGCCTGGGCGTGCGGCTCGGCCGCAACCGCGCGGTGCTGCTCATCGCCTCGGTCCTGCTCGCCTCCGCCGGCGTCGCCGCCGCCGGGCCGATCGGCTTCATCGCCTTCGTCTCGCCCCAGCTCGCGATGCGGCTGACCCGGCTCCCCACGCCGCCGCTGATCCCGTCGGCGCTCATGGGCGCGGCGCTGCTCTCCTGCGCCGACCTCGCCGCCCGCACGATGTTCTCCGTCGCGCTGCCGGTGGGCATCATCACCGCCGCCGTGGGCGGGCCGTTCCTCGTCTATCTCCTCGTCCGCCAGAACCTCAAGGGGGCCAAGTGACCACAACAGACACCGCGACGACGGCACCGTCGCGCCTCGGCGCCCGCAACGTCACCTCCGGCTACGGGCAGGTCGCGGTCCTCGACGGCCTGGACCTGGACATCCCGACCGGGGTGGTCACCACCATCATCGGGCCCAACGGGTGCGGCAAGTCGACGCTGCTGCGGACCCTCGCCCGGCTGATCAAGCCCTCGTCGGGGCACGTCGTCCTCGACGGCGCCGACATCGCCACGCTCAAGTCGAAGCAGATCGCCACGACGATGGGCCTGCTCCCGCAGAGCCCCCTCGCCCCCGAGGGGCTGACGGTGGGCGACCTCGTGGCCCGCGGCCGGCACCCGCACCAGTCGTGGCTGCGGCAGTGGAGCTCCGACGACGCCGAGGTCGTCGACGCCGCGCTCGAACAGACCGGGGTCCGCGATCTCGCGGACCGCACCGTCGACTCGCTCTCCGGCGGCCAGCGCCAGCGCGTGTGGATCTCGATGACCCTCGCGCAGGGCACCGACCTGCTGCTTCTCGACGAGCCGACGACCTACCTCGACCTCTCGCATGCGCTCGACGTACTCGACCTCGTCGACGAGCTCAGCAGCCAGGGGCGGACCGTCGTCATGGTGCTGCACGACCTGAACCTCGCGATCCGGTACAGCGACCACATCATCGCGATGAAGGACGGCGCGGTGGTCGCCCAGGGGGCGCCCGCGGACGTCATCAGCGAGGAGATGCTGCGCGAGACCTTCGGCCTGCACTCCCGGGTGATCGACGATCCGGTCGCGCCCGGACGCCCCTGCATCATCCCGATCGGCACCCGCCGCACGGGCGACGCCGCTCCGTAGCAGGACGTGCGGCACCGTCGGCCAGCGGTCCCTAGCGGGGCGTGCTGCGCCACCGCGTGTCGTGCATTCCCCATGTCCGTGGACGTAGGGAGGTGGCCGCCCCGCTAGGGAGCACCACGAGCGCAGCGAGGCCTCAGAAAAGGGTGCGGGGGCGGATCGCGTTCGCGAGATCGACCAGCGCGTGCCGCTGCCGTTTGCGTTCGGCGAGCGCGGCGATGTCGCGCAGCGACTTCTCCGTGGCCTTGCGCAGTCCGCGCTCGGTGAGGGCGTGATCGAGCAGCGTGCGGGTGCCGTCCAGCCGGCCGTGCTGGTTGCGGTGCTGCACCCAGCCGAGCGCCACGCCGAGGACCAGGGCGCGTAGCTGCAGCCGGCGGAATTCGGACTTGGGCAGGGTGCGCACGCGCCGTGCCGCCTCGTGCAGCTGCGCCTCCGTGACCTCGGCCAGGTCACGGCCGTGCACCAGCGCGACCACCGACGAGCAGAGTGCGTTGTGGTAGTGCCGGCTCGTCGACGGGACCTGGTCGAGGATCTCGACGGTGCCCACGATGTCGCCCGCCGCGCGCCGCATCCGGGCGGCGCCGAAGGCCGCCGAGATGATGCCGCGGTCGGTGCGCCACACGTTCTCGTACCGGCACCGTGCCCGTTCCAGCCACCCCTCGGGATCGGATTCGCCGGAGACGTAGCAGAATTCGGCGGCGACGGCGGCAGCCAGCTTGGGTGCCGCCTCGCCGGGGGCCTGGTCGGTCACCGTCTCGAAGTAGTCGTAGGCGGCGGCGTAATCGCCCTGCATGAGCGCGGTCTCGGCGCGGTACCAGGTGACCTGCCAGCGGTGCGGCTCGCGGGAGGCGAGCGAATCGAGCAGCGTGGTGGCGGCGTCCACCTCGCCGAGCTCCAGGTGCGCGCGGGCCTCCGCGAGGTCGATCTCGACGGTGCCGGCCATCGCCTCGCGCAGCTCGGCCAGCGAGTCCAGGATCTGCGTGGGGTCGCTGCGCATCGTCAGCGCGAGCACCCCCGCGGCCGGATCGGACGGATTGGCGATCGGAATCGGCAGCGCCGCCAGGACTTCCGGTGCGCGCAGCCGGTCGTCGTGCACCTCCGGGTCGGGATCGACGGCGCGCAGCATCAGCTCCACGCCGAAGGTCGAGCGCTGCGGGGTGAAGACCACCGAGAGCCCGGGGCGCGGCTCTCCGGACTTGGTGGACAGGCACTCCCGCAGCACGCCGAGCAACTGATCGGTCAGTTCCGCCGCCGAGGAGAAGCGCTCCTCCGGCTCCTCCGCCGTGGCCTTCACCAGCAGCCGGTACAGCGAGTTGTACTTCGCGAGGGTGTCGTCCTCGGTGGGCGAGGGCAGACCGTCGACGTACCGGCCCTTCTCCATCGGCACGTTGGCGACCAGGACCGCCAGCGTGCGGCCGACCGTGTACACGTCCGAGGCCACCGACGGTCCGGTCTTGGCGATCTCCGGCGCCTGGAATCCCGGTGTGCCGTAGATGTATCCGTACCCCGCGAGCGGGGCGACGGCGCCCAGGTCGATGAGCTTGACGTCCTCCTCGCTGATCATGATGTTGTCGGGCTTGAGGTCGTTGTAGGCCAGGCCCAGGCTGTGCAGGTACCCGAGTGCCGGGAGCACCTCGAGGATGTACGCGATCGCCTGCTCGACCTCCACCTTGGCGCCGGCGTCACCGTCCTCGGCGGCCTCGGCCAGGATGTCCTTGACCGTCTTGCCCGGCACGTACTCCATCACGATGTATCCGATCTGGGTACCGTCCGGGTCGGGGTGCTCGACGAAATTGTAGATCTTGACGATCGACGGGTGCGTCATCTCGGCGAGGAACCGTCGTTCCGAGACGGCGACAGCCTGCGCCTGCGCGTCGCCCGAGTTGAGCAGGCCCTTGAGCACGACGGGGCGGTCGACGACGTTGAGGTCCGTGGCCAGGTAGATCCAGCCCATCCCGCCGTGCGCGATCGCGCCCTTGATCTCGTACTGGTCGGCGACGATGTCGCCCGGCTTGAGCGCAGGCTCGAACGAGAACCGGGCGCCGCAGTGCGGGCACGTGCCGATCAGTTGCCCGGGCTCACCGTCGTGGGCGCGGCCGACGGGCTTGCGGCAGTTCCAGCAGTACCGCTTGCCCTCCGCGATGATCGGGTTGGTCCGGATCGCCTCGGACGGGTCGACCTCGGTGATCCGGGGGATCTCCACGAGGCCGCCGCCCACGCGGCGGCGCGCGGCGACGCGGGTGGTGCTCACGCTGCGCACCGGCCCGTTGCCGAACCGCGGAGTCGCTTCGGTCGCGACGGCGGGGGCGGGTGGCGGTACGGCCGTGACCTGCGTCCCGACCGGCGGCGGCTCGGTGTCGTCGAACAGGTCCACCATGGGCGCGCCGACGGTGCCCTGCTCCTCCTCGTCATCGTCGAACGTGACGACCTGGGCCTGCGTGTGCTCGGATTCGTCGACGTCGTCAGTCATCGTGCATCACCCCTCGTACCTCGCCGCCGGTGCCGACCAGACCTGCCCGAGCGACGGGGCGAACCACTGGTTGTACAGGCGCATCCACGTCCCGTCGAAGGCCATCCGCAGGAGCACCCCATTGATGAAACGCACGAGGTCGGTCCGGTTCTTCCCGACGCCGACCGCGTAGTACTCGAGCCCCATCGACGGCCCCGTGATGGTGAGGTTCGGGTCCTGGTCCTCCAGCCCCGCGAGGATGGCGTCGTCGGTGGAGATCGCGTCCACCTGCGACTGCTGCAGCATCACCAGGCAGTCCGACCAGGAGTCCGCGGCCACGACGGTGGCGCTCGGGACCAGTCGTCGTACCCGGTCGAGCGACGTGGTGCCGCGCACCTCGCACACCCGGCGGCTGGACAGATCGCCGACGGTGTTGATCGGGGCGCCCCGCGGGGCGAGGATGCGCTGCTGCGCGATGAAGTAGGTTGCCGAGAAGGCCACCGACTTCGCGCGGTCGCACGTGGCGGACATGGTCTTGACCACCACGTCGACGGTGCCCTCCTCGAGCGCCTTCTGCCGCTCCGCGGTGGAGAGGATGCGGAAGTGGATGCGGTCCGGATCGCCGAAGATGGCGGCGGCGATCTGGTGCGCGATGTCGGCGTCGAACCCCTTGATCTCCCCGGTGATGGGGTCTCGGAAGGAGAGCAGGTTCGAGCCGATGTCGATGCCGACGACGAGGCGGCCGCGGTCCTGGATGTCGGCCATCGTCGTGCCCGGCACCATCTGTCCCGGCGCGGGCAGGCCCGACGGCGAGGGCGTCGCGGTGCACATCGACACCTCGGGGGGAATCGGGGTGTCCGCCGGGACGACGGCACCGGACCCCGGGACCGGCTGGTTGACCGCGGTGACGGCGTCGCCGGGCGCCTCGGGCGCCGAGACGACGCAGGCCGTCGACGCCAGCGCGATGGTCATCGCGAGGGCGATCCCACTCAGTGCGCGGCGCATCATCGGTACTCCCTGACCCGCGGGTAGAAGCCCGCCGCGATCCCGGCGGCCGCGAGCACGCACAGGACGAACGCCCCCGGGCCGGAGAAGGCGATCGCGAAGCGGGCGGTGTTCACATTGTCGCGATAGAGCGTGCGGGCCCGGTCGATGGCCGCGGTGAGGTGCCCGTCGAGCGAACGGTAGGCGACCGCGGCCGATCCGGGGTCGGTGCCGATCGCCAGTCGCGTCGCGCCGAGGTAGTCGCCCGTCGCCTCGCGCGCGGCGATCTGCTGGTGCGCGGTGACCCAGCGCTGCGCGTCGGCTCGCGCCGCCTCGACCGCGGCGGCGATCTGGGGATCGGAGTCGCCGACCGACTTCAGGTCCTCCTCCGCGGCCTGCAGGGTCTCGGCGAAGGCCGAGGTGGGCACGCCGCGGCCGGCGCCGCGCTGCACCAGACCCATCGTCTCCATGGAGCGGGCCTTCTGCGTCAGGGTGCGGGCCTGGGAGAGCGCGTCGACCGCCGCGGTGCCGCGTTGCTCGGCGCGCAGCGAGTAGGTCGACGAGGTGAGGCCGGCGACCACCACCCAGGTCATCGCGATGGTGAGCGCCGCTGCCGCCACGACCAGGCCGCGGTTCACCCGGCGCTGCGTGCGCCGCGCGAGGTACTGGTGCGTGAGCAGGACCGACGCCAGCGCGATGCCGAGCACGCCGTAGATCGCCCACGGCGGCGACGCGAACTGGTCGTGCGTGCGGCGAAGGTTCTCGGTCTCCTCGCGGTAGAAGCTCTCCGCCGCCGGCAGCAGGGTGTCCTGCATCAGCGTGGACGCGGTCGCGAGGTACGCGGCGGCCACCGAGTTGTCGAGCCGGTTGTTGGTACGTGCCGTCTCCACCAGCCCGGTGTAGACGGGCAGGTTCATCGCGAGCGTGTCGAGGTTGTCGTGGGCGCGGCCGTCGTCGGCCGGCAGGCTCGTCGCCGAGGTGATGAGCGCCTTCCCCGCCGTGGCGAGGGCGACGCTGTAACTGCTCTGGATCTCGTCCGAGGGGAGGCCGCCGGCGACGAACGCGGCGTTGGCCGATTCGTTGGCCGCGGAGAGGGAGCTGTAGAGCACCTGCGCCGCGTGCGCGCGGGGCTCGTAGTCGGCGAGGTTCTGTTGCAGCACCTCGGTCCGCGACAGTTGCGCCGCGGAGGTGAACCAGCCGGCGAACAGGCACATCGTGATGAGCACGATCGCCATCGAGACGAGCTTGCCGGGGCTGGAGGTGAAGAACTCACGGAGCTCCGCGAAAACCGAGGATTCGGGGAAGGATCGGAGGCGCAGGGACGACAGCTGCCGGTTCTTCGACGCCTGGGCTGTCACGTCCACTCCTTCCCTGAGTTCCGCCCTTCGGCCGGGGTCGGTCCACTGCGGACATCGTGCCTTCGACCCTATCGCGCGGCCCCCTCCCACAGCCGGGATGACGCGCAGAGACGTCTCCCCGAGTGGCCCGTCGTTCGGCTACGGTGGGTGCCATGTTGGGTGACGGGAACGGCTGGGTCCGCGACCCGGACGGTTCCCGGTTCTGGGGCCGGTTCGGTGCCGCGGGTCTGTTGGCTCTGTCGCCGGACGAGAGCCGCGTGTTACTCCAGCACCGGGCGTGGTGGAGCCACCAGGGCGGGACGTGGGCGCTGCCCGGCGGGGCGCGCGATTCGCACGAATCCGCCGCCGACGCGGCGCTGCGCGAGGCGTTCGAGGAGACGGGGCTCCCGCCCACGTCGCTCGAGGTGATCTCGGAGGTGGTCACCGCCCGCTCTCAGGTCGGCTGGACCTACACGACGGTGCTCGCCCGCCTCGTCGAGCCGCGCGAACTGGTGCCGAACGAGGAGTCCACGGCGCTCGAGTGGGTGCACCTCGGTGCCGTCTCGGACCGCAAGCTGCACCCCGCCTTCGCCGCCGCCTGGCCGGAGCTGCAGGTCCAGGTGCGCGCCCTCGCGGACGACTAGCTCCGCTCCCCGCGCTGCCGCTCCGCTCCCCGCGCTCCCTAGCGGGGCGGACACCTCCCCATGTCCATGGACACGGGGAATGCACGACACGCGAGGGTGCTGAACGTCCCGCTAGGGAGGGCCACGGCTCAGCCGGCGGTGAGGGCGGACGCGAGGGCGCGGGCGGCGGCTTCGGGGTCGGCGGCGGCGGTGATGGCGCGGACCACGACGATCGCGTCCGCACCGGCGGCGGTCACCTCGGGCACCCGGGGCAGGTCGATGCCGCCGATGGCGAACCACTTCCGGGCGGGCGCCGCCGCGGCGGTCTCGCGGACCAACGGCAGCCCCGGCGCGGGGCGGCCCGGCTTCGTGGGGGTGGGCCAGCACGGCCCGGTGCAGAAGTAGTCGACGCCCTCCTCCGCGGCGGCCGCGCGGGCCTGGGCACCGTCGTGCGTGGAGCGACCGATCACCACGTCCGGCCCCACGATCTCCCGGGCCACCGGCACCGGCAGATCGTCCTGGCCGAGGTGCAGGACGTCGGCGCGGGCGGCGTACGCGATGTCGGCGCGGTCGTTCACCGCGACCAGGGCGCCGTGCGCGTGTGCGATCTCCCGCAGCTGCGCGACGAGCTCGATCTCCTGCGCCGCCTCGAGCGCCCCGAACTCGCGCTCGCCGGCCGAGCCCTTGTCGCGCAACTGCACGATGTCGACGCCGCCCCGCAGTGCGGCGGCCACGAACTCGGCGAGGTCACCGCGCTCGCGTCGGGCGTCGGTGCACAGGTACAGGGAGGCGGAGGCGAGCCGCTCGCGGGGGGAGATCATGGCCACAGCGTAGGCCCGGCGGAGTAGGCTGGGGCACGTACACACACGGGAGCTCCCGCCGCGGGGCTGAGAGTGGGGCACGTCGCGCCCCTGACCGTCAGACCTGATCCGGGTAATGCCGGCGAAGGAAGGATTTCGGCGTGAAGAAGACTGTGACCGTCGTGGGCGGAGGCACCGTCGGCCTCACCGTCGCCTGGACCCTGGCACGGCGCGGAAGCACCGTCACCGTCGTCGATCCGCAGCCCGGATCAGGTGCCTCCTGGGTGGCCGGCGGCATGATCGCCCCCTACTCCGAGGCCTGGCCCGGCGAGGACGAACTGTACCGGCTCGGTGTCGAATCCCTCGGCCTGTGGGAGGGATTCGCGCGCGACCTCCAGCCCTTCGCCGACGGTCCGCTGATCACCGCCCGCGGTACCGTCCACCTCGCGGTCGACGACGGCGACGCCGCCGACGTGGAGACGATCGCCGCCGCGGTCGGTGATGCCGCGGTCTTCGGCCCACTGCGTCCGTCGGCGGCG from Tsukamurella paurometabola includes the following:
- a CDS encoding serine/threonine-protein kinase encodes the protein MTDDVDESEHTQAQVVTFDDDEEEQGTVGAPMVDLFDDTEPPPVGTQVTAVPPPAPAVATEATPRFGNGPVRSVSTTRVAARRRVGGGLVEIPRITEVDPSEAIRTNPIIAEGKRYCWNCRKPVGRAHDGEPGQLIGTCPHCGARFSFEPALKPGDIVADQYEIKGAIAHGGMGWIYLATDLNVVDRPVVLKGLLNSGDAQAQAVAVSERRFLAEMTHPSIVKIYNFVEHPDPDGTQIGYIVMEYVPGKTVKDILAEAAEDGDAGAKVEVEQAIAYILEVLPALGYLHSLGLAYNDLKPDNIMISEEDVKLIDLGAVAPLAGYGYIYGTPGFQAPEIAKTGPSVASDVYTVGRTLAVLVANVPMEKGRYVDGLPSPTEDDTLAKYNSLYRLLVKATAEEPEERFSSAAELTDQLLGVLRECLSTKSGEPRPGLSVVFTPQRSTFGVELMLRAVDPDPEVHDDRLRAPEVLAALPIPIANPSDPAAGVLALTMRSDPTQILDSLAELREAMAGTVEIDLAEARAHLELGEVDAATTLLDSLASREPHRWQVTWYRAETALMQGDYAAAYDYFETVTDQAPGEAAPKLAAAVAAEFCYVSGESDPEGWLERARCRYENVWRTDRGIISAAFGAARMRRAAGDIVGTVEILDQVPSTSRHYHNALCSSVVALVHGRDLAEVTEAQLHEAARRVRTLPKSEFRRLQLRALVLGVALGWVQHRNQHGRLDGTRTLLDHALTERGLRKATEKSLRDIAALAERKRQRHALVDLANAIRPRTLF
- a CDS encoding glutamate ABC transporter substrate-binding protein, with the translated sequence MMRRALSGIALAMTIALASTACVVSAPEAPGDAVTAVNQPVPGSGAVVPADTPIPPEVSMCTATPSPSGLPAPGQMVPGTTMADIQDRGRLVVGIDIGSNLLSFRDPITGEIKGFDADIAHQIAAAIFGDPDRIHFRILSTAERQKALEEGTVDVVVKTMSATCDRAKSVAFSATYFIAQQRILAPRGAPINTVGDLSSRRVCEVRGTTSLDRVRRLVPSATVVAADSWSDCLVMLQQSQVDAISTDDAILAGLEDQDPNLTITGPSMGLEYYAVGVGKNRTDLVRFINGVLLRMAFDGTWMRLYNQWFAPSLGQVWSAPAARYEG
- a CDS encoding NUDIX hydrolase, translated to MLGDGNGWVRDPDGSRFWGRFGAAGLLALSPDESRVLLQHRAWWSHQGGTWALPGGARDSHESAADAALREAFEETGLPPTSLEVISEVVTARSQVGWTYTTVLARLVEPRELVPNEESTALEWVHLGAVSDRKLHPAFAAAWPELQVQVRALADD
- the thiE gene encoding thiamine phosphate synthase; this translates as MISPRERLASASLYLCTDARRERGDLAEFVAAALRGGVDIVQLRDKGSAGEREFGALEAAQEIELVAQLREIAHAHGALVAVNDRADIAYAARADVLHLGQDDLPVPVAREIVGPDVVIGRSTHDGAQARAAAAEEGVDYFCTGPCWPTPTKPGRPAPGLPLVRETAAAAPARKWFAIGGIDLPRVPEVTAAGADAIVVVRAITAAADPEAAARALASALTAG